In Achromobacter pestifer, the DNA window GCGCGGCCTCTTCCAGCGAAATGTTGATCTGCTGCAGCGAAGCCACGCAGGAACGCAAGGCATAAGGCAGCCGCCGCACCGAGTACGCGATCATGATGATGATCCACGACGAGGTCAGCAGCGTGCCGGTGCCGGGCAGCTCGATGCCGCGGAAGGTGCGCAGAAAGCCGATGGCCAGCACGATGCCGGGAATCGCCAGCGCCGCGGAAGCCAGGAAGTCCAGCCACTGCCGCGCCGGCAGCCGGGTGCGCAGCATCAGGTAGGCGATGGCGGTGCCCAGGATCACGTCCACGCCGGCGGCCAGGCCGCAATAGAGCAGGGTGTTGGCGATCATGCCCTGCGATTCGGAGAACACCGCGGCGTAATGCGCCAGGGTATAGCCGTCGGGCAGCGGCGCGAAGCTCCAGACGCTGGCCAGCGACAGCAGCAGCACGCCCATGTGCGGCGACAGCACCAGCAGCAGCACCAGGATGATCCAGCCATAGGCCAGCACGCTTTCCATGGGGCGCAACTTGCGCTTCTGGATGGAGTTGCCGCCCTTCTGCAGGGTAGAGTAGTCGCGGCCCTTGAGCACGCGCGCAGACAGCCACAGCGCCAGGATCGAGAACCCCACCATGATGACGCTGATCACATAGCCCAGCGGATCCTCCAGGCCCACCTGCGTGATGCGCAGGTAGGCTTGCGGCGCCAGCATGTTGGTGGTGCCCAGGACCAGCGGCGTGCCCAGGTCGTCGAAGACCTTGACGAACACCAGCGATGTGCCGGCCACATAGCCGGGCAGCGCCAGCGGGAAGATCACGCGGCGGAACAGGCGAAAACCCCGCGAACCCAGGTTGAAGGCCGCTTCCTCCATGGCGCCGTCGATGTTGCGCAGCGCCACCACCAGGTTCATCAGGATGAAGGGGAAGTAGTGCAGCGATTCCACAAAGATGACACCGTTCAAACCTTCCATGAACGGGATGGTGAAGCCGAACCAGTCGTTGAGCAGCAAGTTCACGCTGCCCGAGCGGCCGAAGATCAGCTGCATCGCGACCGCGCCGACGAAGGGCGGCATGATCAGCGGCAGCACGCCCAGCGTCTGGATCAACAGCGCGCCGCGGAAGTCGAAACGCACCGTGAAGTACGCCAGCGGCACGGCGATGAGCGATGCCAGCAAGGCCGACCAGCCCGCCACGTACAGGCTGTTGAAGAAGGCCTCCTTCATCAGCGGCTGGTTGAAGAAGGCGCCGAAGTGGCCCATGGTGAAGCTGCCGTCGGCGTTCACGAAGGCGGTGTAGAACACCGTGCCCACCGGCACGGCCAGGAACAGCAGCAGAAAACCGAACACCAGTAGCGCCGTCAGCAAAGGGCCGACGGGCAGGCGCGAGTGGCCCGAAGAATTCATCGAGATTCCCGAAATCGTTGCCAGGGGAAACCGCGGCGGCGGACGGGAAGGGGCCCGCCCGGTCCGCGCGCGTCCTGCGGGTGCCGCGGCCTAGAGCGCCGCGGCCTGCTTGGCGAGCTTGACGGCTTCTTCGTAGTTCGCCTTGGAACGGCCGTTCCATTCGCCTTCCAGCTGGGTGATCTGCTGGTTCACGGCGGCGTCCTTCTTGTTGCCGGCGAAGATCGCCAGGAAGGCCGGGTCGGCGGCCTTCTTGCCGTCGATGAGCGGCGCCCAGGTCAGCTTGCGGGCCTGCGCCAGCAGCTCGGCAGCGCGGCCGCTCTTGGCCTTGTCGCCCAGCTTGGCTTCGGCGTCGTAGATGGCCTTGGTGGCGGCCTGCAGTTCCTTCAGGCGGAACGTGACCGTCTGGTCATACAGCGATTGCACGACGTAGTAGCGCGACTGCGACAGGTCGGCATTGAACTGCACCTTGCTGCGCTTGGCGATTTCAGCGGGGTCGGGGTAGCCCTGCGGAATCTTCCCGGCCAGCATTGAGTAGGGCAGCACCGGCAGGCGCGAGATCTTGGGTTCCAGCAGCAGCTCCTGCCCGGCCTGGCTGAGCGTGAAGGCGATGAACTTCTTGCCTTCCTCCGTGTTCTTCGCGCCCTGGATCAGCGCGATGTTGGCCGGCACGATGGCCGTTTCGGAGGGGTAGACGAACTCCACCGGGAACTTGGAATACTTGCTGGACAGGCCGAAGAAGTCGATCACCGGCCCCGCGCCGAACTGTCCATTGTTCACGCCGTCCGGCACGCCGAACGAGCGCTCGGTGACGGCGCTGCTGTTGCCCGACATGCGCAGCAGCGTGCTCCAGCCTTCGTCCCAGCCTTCGCCCTGGAGGATGGTTTCCACGGTCAGGTGCATGGTGCCCGAGCGCGACGGCGAGGTGATGCCGACGTGGCCGAACCATTGCGGCGACAGCAGGTCCTTCCATTCCACCGGCGCGGGGATCTTGTGCGCCGCAATGTAGCGGGTGTTGTAGATGATGCCGTAGCCGGCCAGGGCCTGGCCCAGGTACATGCCGCCCGGATCGTTGATGGGGTAGTTGCCGATCTTGTCCGGCACCTGCTTGTTGGCCACGTCGGCGGAGCTTGCCAGCAGCTTGTCGCGGCCCAGTACTTCGAAGGCATCGGGCGCGCTGGCCCAGAACACCTCGGGGCGCTGGCCGGCGGGCGTTTCGCGCACATAGGCGATGCCCGACACCGTGTTCTTGTTCAGGACTTCCAGCGTGATGCCGGGATTGGCTTTTTCGAAGGCCGTCTTGTAGGCCTGGGTGAGGTCCTTGGGGAATGACGTGATCACCGTGACGGTGCCTGCGAGGGCAGGGGCCGCGCAAACGGCCAGCACCGCACCTGCAAGGGCTGTGCGCATTGCATGCATGGTTTGTCTCCGTGGTTTTAGATTTGTCCGGAGACAGTACTGGCCGGCCTGGGCAGCGTCCAATCAGAAATTTTGATGCGCGCCATCAATGCGGGCGCCCCGGCCGCGCGGGGGCCCGGCCTTGCCTGCTAGGCCGTGGCGGATACGCCGCCTTGCATGGCCCGGGCCTGCTGCTCCATCACGTCAGTGATCTGTCTCTGGATCTGCACCGCCTGGGCATTGAGCGCCATCAGTTGCTGGGCCTTCATTTCGGCCGGCATGCCGCTGGCCTTGACCTTGGCGATCTGGTCCATCACGCGCTTGAGCTGCTTCTGCAGTTCCTTGATCTGGCGCGTGTAGGCGTCGTCGTTGCTGGAGTCCTCGGTTTCCGCGGCTGCCTGCGCGTTGCCCACCTTCAGGCCGCCGGGGTTGTTGATGCGGATCTTGCCGTCCGGGGACGCCGCGCTCGCTTCTTCGCCGGAGGCGCTCTTGGCTTCCTTGTTGGCCTGGATTTTCTCGGCCCACATGTCCGCCAGCGTGGTGGCGCGGGAGATGCCGCCGATGGGATTGATAGCCATGATTGTTCCTGCCTTCTCAAGGGGTCGGGGTTTTCACTAGTACGGCATTCCAGCGGCGAACTTAAGCATTGCCGCCCCTTTGCGGCCCCCTTTACACTGGCGCCCGCTCACACCCAACACCTATTTTGGGATATCCATGTCCAATTCCTACTTTCCGCGCTGGCGCCTGGCCGACGACACCGAGCCCGGCGTCATCATCGCGCCCGACGAAAGGCTGTCCTGGCCCAAGAACGTGGCCATGGGCGCGCAGCACGTGGTCGCCATGTTCGGCTCCACCGTGCTGGCGCCGCTGCTCATGGGCTTTGACCCGAACGTCGCCATCCTGATGTCAGGCATAGGCACGCTGATCTTCTTCCTGTTCGTGGGCGGCAGGGTTCCCAGCTACCTGGGTTCCAGCTTCGCCTTCATCGGCGGCGTGATCGCGGTGACCGGCTATGCCGGCGGCGGGGCCAACGCCAATATCGGCGTGGCCCTGGGCGCCATCATCGCTTGCGGCCTGGCCTACACGCTGATCGGCCTGATCGTCTGGTTCGTCAACGCGCGCGCCGGGGGCGGGGCGAACTGGATCGACACCTTGATGCCGCCTGTCGTCACGGGCGCCGTCGTCGCGGTCATCGGCCTGAACCTGGCGCCCATCGCCGCCAAGGGCGCGATGGGCGCATCGGGCTTCGACAGCGTGATGTCCATGGTCACCATCCTTTGCGTGGGCGGCATTGCGGTGTTCACCAAGGGCATGGTGCAGCGCCTGCTGATCCTGGTCGGCATGATCCTGGCCTGCGTGGTGTACGGCATTCTCGCCAACGGCATGGGGCTGGGCAAGCCCATCGATTTCTCCGGCGTGGCCGCCGCGGCCTGGTTCGGCCTGCCGCACTTTGCCGCGCCGGTGTTCAAGGCCGAGGCCATGGGCCTGATCGTGCCCGTCGCCATCATTCTGGTGGCCGAGAACCTGGGCCACGTGAAGGCCGTCAGCGCCATGACCGGCCAGGACCTGGACCGCTACCTCGGCCGCGCCTTCGTCGGCGACGGGGTCGCCACCATGGTGTCCGGCGCCGTGGGCGGCACCGGCGTCACCACCTATGCCGAGAACATCGGCGTGATGGCGGTCACGCGC includes these proteins:
- a CDS encoding ABC transporter permease; its protein translation is MNSSGHSRLPVGPLLTALLVFGFLLLFLAVPVGTVFYTAFVNADGSFTMGHFGAFFNQPLMKEAFFNSLYVAGWSALLASLIAVPLAYFTVRFDFRGALLIQTLGVLPLIMPPFVGAVAMQLIFGRSGSVNLLLNDWFGFTIPFMEGLNGVIFVESLHYFPFILMNLVVALRNIDGAMEEAAFNLGSRGFRLFRRVIFPLALPGYVAGTSLVFVKVFDDLGTPLVLGTTNMLAPQAYLRITQVGLEDPLGYVISVIMVGFSILALWLSARVLKGRDYSTLQKGGNSIQKRKLRPMESVLAYGWIILVLLLVLSPHMGVLLLSLASVWSFAPLPDGYTLAHYAAVFSESQGMIANTLLYCGLAAGVDVILGTAIAYLMLRTRLPARQWLDFLASAALAIPGIVLAIGFLRTFRGIELPGTGTLLTSSWIIIMIAYSVRRLPYALRSCVASLQQINISLEEAAQSLGATRMSTIRRVVVPLMAGGMLAGFVTSFVTAAVELSATIMLVTKDSQAPMSYGIYLYMQSAAGRGPGAALGVLAVAAVAIGTYVSHLLVERAQVRQRPARNEGESA
- a CDS encoding ABC transporter substrate-binding protein, coding for MHAMRTALAGAVLAVCAAPALAGTVTVITSFPKDLTQAYKTAFEKANPGITLEVLNKNTVSGIAYVRETPAGQRPEVFWASAPDAFEVLGRDKLLASSADVANKQVPDKIGNYPINDPGGMYLGQALAGYGIIYNTRYIAAHKIPAPVEWKDLLSPQWFGHVGITSPSRSGTMHLTVETILQGEGWDEGWSTLLRMSGNSSAVTERSFGVPDGVNNGQFGAGPVIDFFGLSSKYSKFPVEFVYPSETAIVPANIALIQGAKNTEEGKKFIAFTLSQAGQELLLEPKISRLPVLPYSMLAGKIPQGYPDPAEIAKRSKVQFNADLSQSRYYVVQSLYDQTVTFRLKELQAATKAIYDAEAKLGDKAKSGRAAELLAQARKLTWAPLIDGKKAADPAFLAIFAGNKKDAAVNQQITQLEGEWNGRSKANYEEAVKLAKQAAAL
- a CDS encoding FlxA-like family protein; this encodes MAINPIGGISRATTLADMWAEKIQANKEAKSASGEEASAASPDGKIRINNPGGLKVGNAQAAAETEDSSNDDAYTRQIKELQKQLKRVMDQIAKVKASGMPAEMKAQQLMALNAQAVQIQRQITDVMEQQARAMQGGVSATA
- a CDS encoding solute carrier family 23 protein, with amino-acid sequence MSNSYFPRWRLADDTEPGVIIAPDERLSWPKNVAMGAQHVVAMFGSTVLAPLLMGFDPNVAILMSGIGTLIFFLFVGGRVPSYLGSSFAFIGGVIAVTGYAGGGANANIGVALGAIIACGLAYTLIGLIVWFVNARAGGGANWIDTLMPPVVTGAVVAVIGLNLAPIAAKGAMGASGFDSVMSMVTILCVGGIAVFTKGMVQRLLILVGMILACVVYGILANGMGLGKPIDFSGVAAAAWFGLPHFAAPVFKAEAMGLIVPVAIILVAENLGHVKAVSAMTGQDLDRYLGRAFVGDGVATMVSGAVGGTGVTTYAENIGVMAVTRIYSTLVFVVAALIAIVLGFSPKFGALIQMIPGPVLGGMSVVVFGLIAIAGARIWVVNQVDFSDNRNLIVAAVTLVLGAGDFTIKLGNFTLGGIGTATFGAIILYALLRRRK